The following coding sequences lie in one Pseudorasbora parva isolate DD20220531a chromosome 18, ASM2467924v1, whole genome shotgun sequence genomic window:
- the nsa2 gene encoding ribosome biogenesis protein NSA2 homolog: MPQNEHIELHRKRHGYRLDHHERKRKKESREAHERSHKARKMIGLKAKLYHKQRHAEKIQMKKTIKMHEQRKSKQKDDDKTPEGAVPAYLLDREGQSRAKVLSNMIKQKRKEKAGKWEVPLPKVRAQGETEVLKVIRTGKRQKKAWKRMVTKVCFVGEGFTRKPPKYERFIRPMGLRFKKAHVTHPELKATFCLPILGVKKNPSSSLYTTLGVITKGTVIEVNVSELGLVTQGGKVIWGKFAQVTNNPENDGCINAVLLV, from the exons ATG CCTCAGAACGAGCACATCGAGTTACACCGCAAGCGACATGGCTACCGTCTGGACCACCacgagaggaagaggaagaaggaAAGCCGTGAGGCGCACGAGCGCTCACACAAAGCCAGAAAGATGATCGGCCTCAAAGCCAAACTCTACCACAAACAGAGACACGCTGAGAAGATCCAGATGAAGAAGAC CATTAAGATGCACGAGCAAAGGAAGAGCAAACAGAAGGACGATGACAAGACACCAGAGGGGGCGGTGCCAGCTTACCTGCTGGACAGAGAGGGCCAATCACGCGCCAAAGTTCTCTCCAATATGATCAAACAGAAGAGGAAAGAGAAGGCT GGAAAGTGGGAGGTTCCTTTACCGAAGGTCCGAGCCCAGGGTGAAACCGAGGTTCTGAAAGTCATCCGCACCGGAAAGAGACAGAAAAAGGCCTGGAAGAGAATGGTGACCAAAGTCTGTTTCGTAGGAGAGGGTTTCACACGCAAACCGCCCAAATATGAACGCTTCATCAGACCTATG GGTCTGAGGTTTAAGAAGGCACACGTCACTCATCCTGAACTGAAGGCCACGTTCTGTTTGCCCATCCTGGGGGTGAAGAAGAACCCTTCCTCCTCCCTGTACACTACGCTGGGCGTCATCACCAAGGGAACAGTCATTGAGGTCAACGTCAGTGAGCTCGGATTGGTCACGCAGGGCGGGAAGGTCATCTGGG GTAAATTCGCCCAGGTGACGAATAACCCAGAAAACGATGGCTGCATTAATGCCGTGTTGCTTGTTTAA